A genome region from Crossiella equi includes the following:
- a CDS encoding proprotein convertase P-domain-containing protein — protein MRKEIEAIGEAVRVVEDSRAPVQQAGQVRTGSPWWPGGESNCSVGFPATDANGGKHFVTAGHCTNDVSQPAYGQSGQQNRIGTSNLGGGRSVNAREGDMGVVAVAEAGWELSASVNTWGSAAVTVAGVVEPIVGQDVCHSGNTSKWQCGKITAVNQTINYGNVVVEGLTTTTACSLGGDSGGGWLVGDKAVGLHSGGQSSCEPGGADNQSIFQPVGEALRKWGLTLVTGGSTGDTEVPSTPGTPRATGSTGDSISLAWNVSTDNVGVTGYEVEREGTVVASSASASATVSGLSADTEYTFTVRARDAAGNRSAASAAVTARTAKDPGGARTFSNGTAFPIRDFAVAASPVRSTATGAAGNPVTVVVNASHTCQQDLNVTLVGPSGRSYPLQRAGGYPCTAFPEGRTYSVRPVDEQAAGSWVLRIGDNGPGDSGTLTGWSVTV, from the coding sequence GTGCGCAAGGAGATCGAAGCGATCGGGGAGGCCGTCCGGGTGGTGGAGGACTCGCGGGCTCCGGTCCAGCAGGCCGGGCAGGTCCGGACCGGGAGTCCCTGGTGGCCTGGTGGGGAGAGCAACTGTTCGGTGGGCTTCCCGGCCACGGATGCCAACGGGGGCAAGCATTTTGTGACCGCCGGGCACTGCACCAACGATGTCAGCCAGCCCGCCTATGGGCAGTCCGGGCAGCAGAACCGGATCGGCACGTCCAACCTCGGCGGTGGGCGCAGCGTCAACGCCCGCGAGGGGGACATGGGTGTGGTGGCCGTGGCCGAGGCCGGGTGGGAGCTCTCGGCGTCGGTCAACACCTGGGGGTCCGCCGCCGTCACCGTGGCCGGGGTGGTCGAGCCCATCGTCGGTCAGGACGTGTGTCACTCGGGCAACACGTCCAAGTGGCAGTGCGGGAAGATCACCGCGGTCAACCAGACCATCAACTACGGCAACGTGGTCGTCGAGGGGTTGACCACGACCACCGCGTGCTCGTTGGGTGGGGACTCCGGTGGCGGCTGGCTGGTCGGGGACAAGGCCGTCGGGCTGCACTCCGGTGGGCAGTCCTCGTGCGAGCCCGGTGGGGCCGACAACCAGTCGATCTTCCAGCCCGTCGGTGAGGCCCTGCGGAAGTGGGGGCTGACGCTCGTCACCGGTGGGTCCACCGGGGACACCGAGGTGCCCAGCACGCCCGGCACTCCCCGGGCCACCGGCAGCACCGGGGACTCGATCTCGTTGGCGTGGAACGTTTCCACCGACAACGTCGGGGTCACCGGGTACGAGGTCGAGCGGGAGGGCACCGTGGTCGCCAGCTCGGCCTCGGCCTCGGCCACCGTCAGCGGGCTCAGCGCCGACACCGAGTACACCTTCACCGTGCGCGCCAGGGACGCCGCGGGCAACCGGTCCGCGGCCAGCGCCGCCGTCACCGCCCGCACCGCCAAGGACCCAGGTGGGGCGCGGACCTTCAGCAACGGCACCGCGTTCCCGATCCGGGACTTCGCCGTCGCGGCCAGCCCGGTGCGGTCCACCGCCACCGGCGCGGCGGGCAACCCGGTCACCGTGGTGGTCAACGCCTCGCACACCTGCCAGCAGGACCTCAACGTCACGCTGGTCGGGCCGTCCGGCCGGAGCTACCCGTTGCAGCGCGCGGGCGGCTACCCGTGCACCGCGTTCCCCGAGGGCAGGACCTACTCGGTGCGGCCGGTCGACGAGCAGGCGGCCGGGAGCTGGG